A genome region from Alistipes dispar includes the following:
- a CDS encoding GNAT family N-acetyltransferase codes for MDTRTPNHPHAAGRPDPVVIREYTPADKADVLRLIRLNTPASFAPAEEADLDEYLEHRRELYYVLLANGTIAGCGGINFADGGTTAKISWDIVHPAWQGRSLGTRLLEYRIEKLESLGGIRRITVRTSRQAHRFYEKRGFVLREVRRDYWAEGFDLYAMEYTGRR; via the coding sequence ATGGACACCCGAACCCCGAATCATCCGCACGCCGCCGGACGGCCCGACCCGGTCGTCATCCGGGAATACACGCCCGCAGACAAAGCGGACGTACTGCGCCTCATCCGGCTCAACACCCCCGCCAGTTTCGCCCCGGCCGAAGAGGCCGATCTGGACGAATACCTTGAACACCGGAGGGAGCTCTACTACGTCCTGCTCGCAAACGGCACGATCGCAGGGTGCGGCGGAATCAACTTCGCCGACGGCGGAACCACCGCAAAGATCAGCTGGGACATCGTCCATCCCGCCTGGCAGGGCCGGTCGCTGGGGACCCGGCTGCTCGAATACCGGATCGAAAAGCTCGAATCCCTCGGCGGCATACGCCGCATCACCGTCCGGACGTCGCGACAGGCCCACCGGTTCTACGAAAAACGGGGGTTCGTCCTGCGGGAGGTGCGCAGGGACTACTGGGCCGAAGGATTCGACCTCTATGCCATGGAGTACACGGGACGGAGGTGA
- a CDS encoding BamA/TamA family outer membrane protein — MKRGWLLALAAACVLGGVRRAAAQYYTWGADAPMKWSAIRTPDVRMIYPDTASGLAARTLHYIRSVQPSIGYGFRHGPMRIPFVMHPENFQSNGLVMYLPKRVEFLSSPAIDSYSMPWYKQLVAHEYRHAVQYNNLDRGLIRVLSRLLGQQGSTVGLLFMPLWALEGDAVMSETMMSSYGRGLQPSFTMAYRAMGRVGRNRRDTRDRRNTDKWFCGSYRDYIPDHYELGYQLCSYAYDRYGENVWDKVAWYGSRNPYVILTTHAALRKYYRTSVGELFRETFDDLERFWDSLPESGDSASTLTPLPEGNHTTYQWPLPLGDTAVLALKTDFDRSTRFVRIDRRTGRERTVCRTGMVSTRPTMAGGRVWWTEYRRSLLFEQRVNSQLCYMDIADGRPRTAVGYRRALYPTAADGALGWIEYAPDGRYTVVVERDGAPEERFEAPEGKELHGLAWDDRTVAWYVLVTDDEGMWLGRIDAEGLHPVTRGARITLSDLRAGGGKLYFGSIASGKDEAHCYDLVARREYRLTASEYGSFDPAPAGGRLLVTTYDRLGYRVAEQAADSLLVPVAPSALPVDLVNPPRRRWAVVNLDTVRFTPADSVRQGERFRAKRYRKGPNLVNVHSWMPLAFNPFAAVDEHVIDLNLGFTLMSQNLLSSAEAYASYGWNRSEGSLVKLGVRYFGLGLRFDLDVSYGGNQLFYSLASYDPVTGNPVYQSQPAPDRYYSVGLSATLPLYFQRGYHTRQLSLSAGWNYSNGMVADLNKIEWENGSIHNIQRIGFNEGLHKLSFGAGFSDQVRLAHRDFAPRWGYALNASYTFDPANADFSNLVSFYGQSYLPGFAPHHSVLLAATYQTSVGGYKFPAGYAPLSYKSTRLIPHGFTSSEIVSNDYTALSLDYQLPVWYPEGGIGSVLYFKRIRLNAGGDYAQFRRPAGSGMEWRRIWSVGGDLIFDFNAFRQPASATSTFKLSCYRPSTGGVWIAGSLGLPF; from the coding sequence GTGAAACGGGGGTGGCTTCTCGCGCTGGCGGCGGCGTGCGTCCTGGGCGGCGTGCGGCGTGCGGCGGCGCAATATTACACGTGGGGTGCGGACGCTCCGATGAAATGGTCCGCGATCCGCACGCCGGACGTGCGGATGATCTATCCCGACACGGCGTCGGGGCTGGCCGCGCGCACGCTCCACTACATCCGCTCCGTGCAGCCCTCGATCGGCTACGGATTCCGCCACGGTCCGATGCGGATTCCCTTCGTGATGCATCCCGAGAATTTCCAGTCGAACGGACTGGTCATGTACCTTCCCAAGCGCGTGGAGTTCCTCTCTTCGCCGGCCATCGACTCCTATTCGATGCCGTGGTACAAGCAGCTCGTGGCCCACGAGTACCGCCACGCCGTGCAGTACAACAACCTCGACCGGGGGCTGATCCGCGTGCTGAGCCGCCTGCTGGGACAGCAGGGTTCGACCGTGGGGCTGCTTTTCATGCCCCTCTGGGCGCTGGAGGGCGATGCGGTGATGTCCGAAACGATGATGTCCTCCTACGGCCGTGGCCTGCAGCCGTCGTTCACGATGGCCTACCGGGCGATGGGCCGCGTGGGACGCAACCGGCGGGACACGCGCGACCGCCGCAATACGGACAAGTGGTTCTGCGGTTCCTACCGCGACTACATTCCCGACCACTACGAGCTGGGCTACCAGCTCTGCTCCTATGCCTACGACCGCTACGGGGAGAATGTCTGGGACAAGGTGGCGTGGTACGGTTCGCGCAATCCCTACGTGATTCTGACGACGCACGCCGCGCTGCGGAAATATTATCGCACGAGCGTCGGCGAGCTGTTCCGCGAGACGTTCGACGATCTGGAGCGGTTCTGGGATTCGCTCCCGGAGAGCGGGGACAGCGCCTCGACGCTCACGCCGCTTCCCGAGGGCAACCATACGACCTACCAGTGGCCGCTGCCGCTGGGCGATACGGCGGTGCTGGCGTTGAAGACCGATTTCGACCGCTCGACGCGCTTCGTGCGGATCGACCGCCGCACGGGCCGGGAGCGGACCGTCTGCCGCACGGGGATGGTCTCGACGCGGCCGACGATGGCCGGCGGCCGCGTGTGGTGGACCGAATACCGCCGTTCGCTGCTCTTCGAACAGCGGGTCAATTCGCAGCTCTGTTACATGGACATCGCCGACGGGCGTCCCCGCACGGCCGTGGGATACCGCAGGGCGCTCTATCCCACGGCGGCGGACGGGGCGCTGGGGTGGATCGAGTACGCCCCCGACGGCCGTTACACGGTCGTCGTCGAACGGGACGGCGCGCCGGAGGAGCGCTTCGAAGCGCCCGAAGGGAAGGAGCTGCACGGGCTGGCGTGGGACGACCGCACGGTGGCGTGGTACGTGCTGGTGACCGACGACGAGGGCATGTGGCTCGGGCGGATCGACGCCGAGGGGCTGCATCCCGTGACGCGGGGCGCCCGGATCACGCTGTCGGACCTGCGGGCCGGTGGCGGGAAGCTCTATTTCGGGTCGATCGCCTCGGGCAAGGACGAGGCGCACTGCTACGACCTCGTCGCCCGCCGCGAGTACCGTCTCACCGCCTCCGAATACGGCTCGTTCGACCCCGCGCCGGCGGGCGGACGGCTGCTCGTGACGACCTACGACAGGCTGGGCTACCGCGTGGCGGAGCAGGCGGCCGATTCGCTGCTCGTGCCCGTTGCGCCGTCGGCGCTTCCGGTCGATCTGGTCAATCCGCCGCGCAGGCGCTGGGCGGTGGTGAATCTCGACACGGTGCGCTTCACGCCGGCCGATTCGGTGCGGCAAGGGGAGCGGTTCCGCGCGAAGCGTTACAGGAAGGGACCGAACCTGGTGAACGTACACAGTTGGATGCCGCTGGCATTCAATCCGTTCGCGGCCGTGGACGAGCACGTGATCGACCTCAATCTGGGCTTTACGCTCATGTCGCAGAACCTGCTGTCGAGCGCCGAAGCCTACGCCTCCTACGGCTGGAACCGCAGCGAAGGGTCGCTCGTCAAGCTCGGCGTGCGCTATTTCGGGTTGGGACTCCGCTTCGACCTGGACGTGTCGTACGGAGGCAACCAGCTCTTCTATTCGCTCGCCTCGTACGACCCGGTGACCGGGAATCCGGTCTATCAGTCGCAGCCCGCGCCCGACCGGTACTATTCGGTGGGGCTTTCGGCCACGCTGCCGCTCTATTTCCAGCGCGGCTACCATACGCGGCAGCTCTCGCTCTCGGCCGGGTGGAACTATTCGAACGGCATGGTGGCCGACCTGAACAAGATCGAGTGGGAGAACGGCAGCATCCATAACATCCAGCGCATCGGCTTCAACGAGGGGCTGCACAAACTTTCGTTCGGGGCCGGATTCTCGGACCAGGTGCGCCTTGCGCACCGCGACTTCGCGCCCCGCTGGGGATATGCGCTCAACGCCTCCTACACGTTCGATCCGGCCAATGCCGACTTCAGCAACCTCGTCTCGTTCTACGGACAGAGCTACCTGCCGGGTTTCGCGCCGCACCATTCGGTGCTGCTGGCGGCGACGTACCAGACTTCGGTGGGCGGTTACAAGTTCCCGGCGGGGTATGCGCCGCTCAGCTACAAGTCCACGCGGCTCATTCCGCACGGCTTCACCTCGTCGGAGATCGTTTCGAACGACTATACGGCTCTTTCGCTCGATTACCAGTTGCCGGTGTGGTATCCCGAGGGCGGCATCGGTTCGGTGCTCTACTTCAAGCGCATCCGCCTGAACGCGGGGGGCGACTACGCGCAGTTCCGCCGCCCGGCGGGCAGCGGAATGGAGTGGCGGCGCATCTGGTCCGTGGGTGGCGATCTGATCTTCGACTTCAATGCGTTCCGGCAGCCCGCTTCGGCTACCTCGACCTTCAAACTCTCCTGTTACCGGCCCTCGACCGGCGGCG
- a CDS encoding aspartate kinase, with product MKVYKFGGASVRNADGVRNLRKIIDDEQNLFIIVSAMGKTTNALERVFGAVQRHDPQAAGDEIASLREYHAAIIDELWHGPKRLEAVERLFGELERVAAGEGYDPRDAELWYDTIVAFGELVSTTIISEYLNYAGVANRWIDMRRCLRTEQRHKDAGVDLAASEALLKGALEGCAERIFVGQGFIGGAPDGTTTTLGREGSDYSAAVVANLLDAESMSVWKDVDGVLNADPKIFPDAVQIAELNYLDTIELAYSGAQIIHPKTIKPLQNKNIPLYVRPFGDKRKPGTVIRGMSAPVDVPILILKKDQVLLTIRSRDFSFVLEEKFATIFSLLERFRVKTNLIHNSAVNLSLCVDNSWHIDEAVGALREAGFDVMKAERMELLTVRGYTPELWRRYAVGPQVFVRQATQATVRIVRKRE from the coding sequence ATGAAAGTATATAAATTCGGCGGCGCTTCGGTCCGCAATGCCGACGGCGTGCGGAACCTGCGCAAGATCATCGACGACGAACAGAACCTCTTCATCATCGTTTCGGCGATGGGAAAGACGACCAATGCGCTGGAACGCGTGTTCGGTGCCGTGCAGCGGCACGATCCGCAGGCGGCCGGGGACGAGATCGCCTCGCTGCGCGAGTACCATGCCGCGATCATCGACGAATTGTGGCACGGTCCCAAACGGCTGGAGGCGGTCGAGCGGCTCTTCGGCGAGCTGGAGCGCGTGGCGGCCGGCGAGGGCTACGATCCCCGCGATGCGGAGTTGTGGTACGATACGATCGTGGCCTTCGGCGAGCTGGTCTCGACGACGATCATCTCCGAATACCTCAATTACGCCGGGGTGGCGAACCGCTGGATCGACATGCGCCGCTGCCTGCGCACCGAGCAGCGGCACAAGGACGCCGGCGTCGATCTGGCGGCGTCCGAAGCGTTGCTGAAAGGGGCGCTGGAGGGGTGTGCGGAGCGGATTTTCGTCGGGCAGGGCTTCATCGGCGGCGCGCCCGACGGTACGACGACGACGCTCGGCCGCGAAGGCTCGGACTACTCGGCCGCCGTGGTGGCCAATCTGCTCGACGCCGAGTCGATGTCGGTGTGGAAGGATGTGGACGGCGTGCTGAACGCCGACCCGAAGATCTTCCCCGACGCCGTGCAGATCGCCGAACTGAACTACCTCGATACGATCGAACTGGCTTACAGCGGCGCGCAGATCATACACCCGAAGACGATCAAGCCGCTGCAAAACAAGAACATTCCGCTCTATGTGCGGCCTTTCGGCGACAAGCGCAAGCCGGGTACGGTCATCCGCGGCATGTCGGCGCCGGTGGACGTGCCGATCCTGATTCTCAAGAAAGACCAGGTGCTGCTGACGATCCGTTCGCGCGACTTCTCGTTCGTGCTCGAGGAGAAGTTCGCCACGATCTTCTCGCTGCTCGAGCGTTTTCGCGTGAAGACCAATCTGATCCACAATTCGGCGGTCAATCTGAGCCTCTGCGTCGATAATTCGTGGCATATCGACGAGGCGGTCGGGGCGCTGCGCGAGGCGGGTTTCGACGTGATGAAGGCCGAGCGGATGGAGTTGCTGACCGTGCGCGGCTACACTCCCGAATTGTGGCGGCGTTACGCCGTCGGGCCGCAGGTTTTCGTCCGGCAGGCTACGCAGGCCACGGTGCGCATCGTGCGGAAACGCGAATAG
- a CDS encoding DUF4435 domain-containing protein, producing the protein MAGKIREKLRTLNPFARRRGTAGDLPQPLPADPDQRLVRVYVEGYEDVAFWRGIFDHFQNPYLRFEISVPDRGDLPKGKKVLLGMVPRSSEELLLCVDSDFDYLFAGRTDQSKEVNGARYMFHTYAYATENYLCYAPSLHNVCVKATKNDTHIFDFVRFMHEYSCTIYPLFLWYAFSAQLASENVFPLVDFKQSVRIGYLDLEENGARTLAWLRRNVEKRERLLQQRNARMIEPMREFEEQLRSRGLKPENTYLFMHGHTLMDNVVLVLLNTVCEKLRQMSIARITASEKRGVALKNEMANYTNSLRSIRDVLLDNENYTKCPLYRRLQRDIERYIVRTIFEMRRRGEIRDQSVVAILHNLRQGQ; encoded by the coding sequence ATGGCTGGCAAGATTCGAGAAAAACTCCGCACGCTCAACCCCTTCGCCCGGCGACGCGGGACGGCCGGCGACCTGCCGCAGCCGCTCCCGGCCGACCCCGACCAGCGGCTCGTGCGGGTGTACGTCGAAGGCTACGAGGACGTGGCTTTCTGGCGCGGCATCTTCGACCATTTCCAGAATCCCTACCTGCGTTTCGAAATCTCGGTCCCCGACCGCGGCGACCTGCCGAAAGGCAAGAAGGTGCTGCTGGGGATGGTTCCCCGTTCGTCGGAGGAGCTGCTGCTGTGCGTCGATTCGGACTTCGACTACCTCTTCGCCGGACGCACCGACCAGTCGAAGGAGGTGAACGGCGCCCGCTACATGTTCCACACCTACGCCTATGCCACCGAGAACTACCTCTGCTACGCCCCGTCGCTGCACAACGTCTGCGTGAAGGCCACCAAGAACGACACGCACATCTTCGACTTCGTGCGCTTCATGCACGAGTACTCGTGCACGATCTACCCGCTGTTCCTCTGGTACGCCTTCTCGGCGCAGCTGGCCTCGGAAAACGTCTTCCCGCTCGTGGATTTCAAGCAGTCGGTGCGCATAGGCTACCTCGACCTCGAGGAGAACGGCGCACGGACGCTCGCCTGGCTCCGCCGCAACGTCGAGAAGCGCGAACGCCTGCTGCAACAGCGCAACGCGCGGATGATCGAACCGATGCGGGAGTTCGAGGAGCAGCTCCGCAGCCGCGGGCTGAAGCCCGAGAACACCTACCTTTTCATGCACGGGCACACGCTCATGGACAACGTGGTGCTCGTGTTGCTGAACACCGTGTGCGAAAAACTGCGGCAGATGTCCATCGCCCGCATCACCGCCTCCGAGAAACGGGGCGTGGCGCTCAAGAACGAAATGGCGAACTACACCAACTCGCTGCGGTCGATCCGCGACGTGCTGCTCGACAACGAGAACTACACCAAATGCCCGCTCTACCGCCGCCTCCAGCGCGACATCGAACGCTATATCGTCCGCACGATCTTCGAAATGCGCCGCCGGGGCGAAATCCGCGACCAGTCGGTCGTCGCCATTCTCCACAACCTGCGGCAGGGGCAGTGA
- a CDS encoding translation initiation factor, with amino-acid sequence MADNDWKSRLGMVYSTDPDFEYRTDERPETETLPPARQQLRVWLDRRQRAGKVVTLVRGFVGRGADLADLARLLKTRCGVGGAAKEGEIVIQGDHRDRVVEILTKAGYGCKKAGS; translated from the coding sequence ATGGCGGACAACGATTGGAAATCGCGGCTCGGGATGGTCTATTCGACCGATCCCGATTTCGAATACAGGACCGACGAGCGGCCCGAGACCGAGACGCTCCCTCCGGCGCGGCAGCAGTTGCGCGTGTGGCTCGACCGCAGGCAGCGGGCGGGCAAGGTCGTGACGCTCGTGCGGGGCTTCGTGGGCCGCGGGGCCGATCTGGCCGACCTGGCGCGCCTGCTCAAGACCCGCTGCGGCGTGGGCGGCGCGGCCAAGGAGGGCGAGATCGTCATTCAGGGCGACCACCGCGACCGCGTCGTGGAGATACTCACCAAAGCCGGCTACGGCTGTAAAAAAGCGGGGTCGTAG
- a CDS encoding 6-bladed beta-propeller yields the protein MKRGTLRGLLLASLIRAFSLAGCSDGGRTDDGRTVYAFAERDTIALSELFGTRGVRRVRLHAPDNVPAAAEGSILRLAGGRPVVCEPFGAGQGVWLFGEDGRYIGPVGRVGRGPGEYVVPMNALVSPGADTLYVLDGATRRILTYSLPERTFCGDRPWPFDALFTHIDRAGNFVWYVSAAGRNAERFETLVVTRPDGTLLGQATPVEQLDRYSGAWQVLTLFHDAPGGVMAHHQFQPEFFSAPGGEPRIGELRFENHAFAPASYAWDRADFREAWRKSPFVQYYDLLETADRMYVRFGAGEKRYFGVYDKSRGRGVYCEASRIGDDLGLGGVPWMSGVDGDRFFGRATDPETMASEVVWL from the coding sequence ATGAAACGCGGGACGTTGCGCGGTCTGTTGCTTGCTTCGCTGATCCGGGCCTTTTCCCTTGCCGGCTGTTCGGACGGCGGTCGGACAGACGACGGGCGGACGGTGTACGCCTTTGCCGAGCGGGACACGATCGCCCTTTCCGAGCTTTTCGGGACGCGCGGGGTGCGGCGCGTGCGGCTGCACGCGCCGGACAACGTGCCGGCTGCCGCGGAGGGGTCGATCCTGCGCCTGGCCGGCGGCCGTCCGGTCGTGTGCGAACCGTTCGGAGCGGGACAGGGCGTCTGGCTCTTCGGCGAAGACGGCCGCTACATCGGCCCCGTGGGACGGGTCGGGCGCGGTCCGGGAGAGTATGTCGTTCCGATGAATGCGCTCGTAAGTCCCGGAGCGGATACCTTGTATGTCCTCGACGGTGCCACGCGCCGGATACTGACCTATTCGCTTCCCGAACGGACTTTCTGCGGAGACAGACCCTGGCCGTTCGACGCGCTGTTCACCCATATCGACCGTGCCGGAAACTTCGTGTGGTACGTCTCCGCGGCGGGCCGGAATGCGGAGCGGTTCGAAACGCTCGTTGTGACGCGTCCCGACGGGACGCTGCTCGGGCAGGCGACGCCCGTGGAGCAACTGGACCGTTACAGCGGGGCGTGGCAGGTGCTGACCCTTTTCCATGATGCGCCCGGCGGGGTGATGGCCCACCACCAGTTCCAGCCCGAATTTTTCTCCGCTCCCGGAGGCGAACCCCGGATCGGCGAGCTGCGGTTCGAGAACCACGCCTTCGCTCCCGCCTCCTATGCGTGGGACCGGGCGGATTTCCGGGAGGCGTGGCGGAAATCCCCCTTCGTGCAGTATTACGACCTGCTCGAGACCGCCGACCGGATGTACGTGCGCTTCGGTGCCGGAGAGAAACGCTATTTCGGCGTTTACGACAAGTCGCGGGGCAGGGGCGTTTACTGCGAGGCGTCGCGCATCGGCGACGATCTGGGACTGGGCGGCGTTCCGTGGATGAGCGGCGTGGACGGCGACCGTTTCTTCGGCCGGGCGACCGATCCCGAAACGATGGCCTCGGAGGTGGTCTGGCTGTAA